From one Bacillus sp. FJAT-42376 genomic stretch:
- a CDS encoding lytic transglycosylase domain-containing protein: protein MDIKPFQTMMELQNLRSLDMNSKNQTGQPASEMFSDLLDTMLQFYTGTSNAAEYPSIRSRQMAFGAQPLPSLDSMKATAVKLPAGPASIETIIEEAAKSYGVDPNLIRSVIKQESNFNPEAKSGAGAMGLMQLMPATAKGLGVENPFDPKENVMGGTKYLKQMLTKYDGDVTLALAAYNAGPGNVDKYGGIPPFKETRNYVEKISASYFA from the coding sequence ATGGATATTAAGCCGTTTCAGACAATGATGGAACTTCAGAATCTCCGCTCCCTTGATATGAATTCCAAAAATCAAACCGGTCAGCCGGCAAGCGAAATGTTCAGTGACTTGCTTGATACGATGCTTCAATTTTACACAGGCACTTCCAATGCTGCCGAGTATCCCTCGATCCGCAGCCGCCAAATGGCTTTCGGAGCCCAGCCCCTTCCTTCTTTGGACAGTATGAAAGCCACTGCGGTTAAGCTTCCGGCAGGTCCCGCTTCCATTGAAACCATTATTGAGGAAGCCGCTAAAAGTTATGGGGTGGACCCGAACCTGATCCGGTCTGTCATTAAGCAGGAATCCAATTTTAATCCGGAGGCCAAAAGCGGTGCAGGAGCAATGGGGCTGATGCAGCTGATGCCTGCTACAGCGAAAGGTCTCGGAGTCGAAAATCCATTTGATCCAAAAGAAAACGTGATGGGCGGAACAAAATACTTAAAACAAATGCTAACCAAGTATGACGGAGACGTAACGCTTGCCCTTGCAGCCTACAACGCAGGACCCGGAAACGTTGATAAATATGGCGGAATCCCGCCTTTTAAAGAGACCCGAAATTATGTCGAAAAAATATCTGCTTCCTATTTTGCGTAA
- a CDS encoding CYTH domain-containing protein: protein MAQHIEIEFKNMLTEDEFQRLSAAFGFEEEDFKEQVNHYFDTNDFQIKAKQAALRTRFKHGEWVLTLKEPAETGLLETEEILSHETARLLMDKQQFPAGIVYNQLSQLGIDPLAVTYFGSLTTWRAEKKSENGLIVLDRSRYLTIEDFELEFEANEFAAGELYFSRLLDMHQIPVRPTKNKVRRFYEQKYKE from the coding sequence ATGGCCCAGCATATTGAAATCGAGTTTAAAAACATGCTTACAGAAGATGAATTCCAGCGGCTATCCGCTGCTTTCGGATTTGAAGAAGAGGATTTTAAAGAGCAGGTCAATCATTATTTTGATACGAATGACTTTCAAATAAAGGCGAAGCAGGCTGCACTGCGAACCCGCTTTAAACATGGAGAGTGGGTGCTGACACTAAAAGAACCTGCCGAAACAGGTCTTCTTGAAACAGAGGAAATTCTTTCGCACGAAACGGCACGCCTCCTAATGGACAAGCAGCAATTTCCTGCAGGCATTGTATACAATCAGCTTTCGCAATTGGGGATAGATCCTCTTGCCGTCACCTATTTTGGATCGTTAACCACATGGCGGGCCGAAAAAAAATCAGAAAATGGCTTAATCGTTCTCGATCGGAGCCGATATTTAACAATAGAGGACTTCGAATTAGAATTTGAAGCTAATGAATTCGCCGCTGGAGAACTTTATTTCAGCCGCCTTCTCGACATGCATCAAATTCCCGTCCGCCCAACGAAAAATAAGGTCCGCCGTTTCTACGAACAAAAATATAAAGAATAG
- a CDS encoding GTP pyrophosphokinase family protein, producing MDEKEWKRFLAPYQQAVDELKVKLKGSRAEYELDRSHSPIEFVTGRVKPIASILDKAKRKNIDLDKLDSDMQDIAGLRMMCQFTDDIRVVVNMLRKRKDLEIVEERDYISHKKESGYRSYHVVAHYPVQTISGEKKILVEIQIRTLAMNFWATVEHSLNYKYKGNFPDAIRIRLKRAAEAAYRLDEEMSLIKGEIQEAHAIFSRKTETNETD from the coding sequence ATGGATGAAAAAGAATGGAAGCGGTTTTTGGCTCCCTATCAGCAGGCGGTCGACGAGCTGAAGGTTAAGCTGAAAGGATCAAGAGCTGAATATGAACTTGACCGCTCGCACTCTCCTATTGAATTTGTGACAGGCAGAGTGAAGCCGATTGCAAGTATTTTAGATAAAGCAAAGCGGAAAAACATTGATTTGGATAAGCTGGACAGTGATATGCAGGATATTGCCGGCCTGAGAATGATGTGCCAGTTTACAGATGATATCCGCGTCGTCGTGAACATGCTGAGAAAAAGAAAAGATTTAGAGATTGTCGAGGAGCGGGATTATATTTCACACAAGAAAGAGAGCGGTTACCGTTCTTATCATGTAGTGGCGCACTACCCGGTCCAGACGATCAGCGGGGAAAAAAAGATTCTGGTTGAAATTCAGATACGCACTCTGGCCATGAATTTTTGGGCAACGGTTGAGCATTCCCTCAATTACAAATACAAAGGAAATTTCCCTGATGCGATTCGGATCCGTCTGAAGCGGGCAGCGGAAGCCGCATACAGGCTGGATGAAGAGATGTCGCTGATCAAAGGGGAAATTCAAGAAGCCCATGCTATTTTCTCCAGAAAAACGGAAACGAACGAGACGGACTAG
- a CDS encoding NAD kinase → MRFAITSKGDNKSNTLMQKMRSYLSDFELEYDEDRPDIVISVGGDGTLLYAFHRYRSRLDKTAFIGVHTGHLGFYADWVPDEIEKLVIAIAKTPHQIVEYPILEVIIRHNDGGKEARYLALNECTVKAIENSLVMDVEIKGQKFETFRGDGLCISTPSGSTAYNKALGGAILHPSIRAIQLAEMASINNRVFRTVGSPLILPDHHTCMLKPVNDVDFQITIDHLTLLHKDVKSIQCRVAKENVRFARFRPFPFWKRVKDSFIGQ, encoded by the coding sequence ATGAGATTTGCAATTACGTCTAAAGGCGATAACAAATCGAATACGCTGATGCAGAAAATGAGGTCTTATTTGAGCGATTTTGAGCTTGAGTACGATGAAGACAGACCCGACATTGTGATCTCCGTAGGCGGCGACGGCACCCTTCTGTATGCCTTTCACCGGTATCGCAGCCGTTTGGATAAGACCGCATTTATTGGGGTTCATACAGGACATCTCGGCTTTTATGCAGACTGGGTGCCGGACGAAATCGAAAAACTGGTCATTGCGATCGCAAAGACTCCCCATCAGATTGTGGAATATCCGATTCTCGAAGTGATTATCCGCCACAACGACGGCGGAAAAGAAGCGCGTTACCTCGCTCTGAATGAATGCACAGTAAAAGCCATTGAGAATTCTCTCGTCATGGATGTAGAAATTAAAGGCCAAAAGTTTGAAACCTTCCGGGGAGACGGGTTATGCATATCCACTCCATCAGGAAGCACAGCGTATAATAAAGCCCTGGGCGGTGCTATTCTGCATCCATCCATCCGGGCGATCCAGCTTGCCGAAATGGCCTCCATAAATAACCGTGTGTTCCGTACAGTCGGATCTCCCCTCATCCTGCCGGACCACCATACATGCATGCTGAAGCCGGTCAATGATGTAGATTTTCAGATTACGATTGACCATTTGACTCTTCTGCACAAGGACGTTAAATCCATTCAATGCCGTGTAGCAAAAGAAAACGTGCGGTTTGCGCGATTCCGTCCGTTCCCGTTCTGGAAGCGCGTGAAGGATTCCTTTATTGGACAGTAA
- a CDS encoding RluA family pseudouridine synthase — MMVKEFLKGKQLTKRALTDIKFSGGDIQVNGQKETVRRRLAEGDRVAVMFPEEKPSEGLIPQEIPLSIVYEDDHCIVLNKRAGMPTIPSRLHPDQTVANGLLYHLQKQQLSSTIHIVNRLDKDTSGLMLAAKHRYSHSLFSMQQKEIGIHRAYTAIVHGRVESDEGMINKPIGRKPGSIIEREVREDGQHAVTAYKTLGRKESFSLLSLKLETGRTHQIRVHMSSIGHPLAGDTLYGGLDDRMKRQALHSTELTFWHPFLQKELKFETGLPDDMKEFWLAEK, encoded by the coding sequence ATGATGGTGAAAGAGTTTTTAAAGGGGAAGCAGCTCACGAAGAGGGCGCTGACGGATATTAAATTCAGCGGCGGGGATATTCAGGTGAACGGGCAGAAGGAAACAGTGAGGCGAAGGCTTGCGGAAGGCGACCGGGTTGCTGTTATGTTCCCGGAGGAAAAGCCGAGTGAAGGACTGATTCCTCAGGAGATCCCGCTGTCCATCGTTTACGAAGATGATCATTGCATTGTTTTAAATAAACGGGCCGGCATGCCGACGATTCCGTCCCGCCTGCATCCGGATCAGACCGTTGCAAATGGGCTGCTGTACCATCTGCAAAAACAGCAGCTGTCTTCGACCATCCATATTGTCAACCGGCTCGATAAGGATACGTCTGGACTAATGCTTGCAGCAAAGCACCGCTACAGCCACTCCCTTTTTTCTATGCAGCAAAAGGAAATCGGCATCCACCGCGCATACACAGCCATTGTGCATGGACGGGTGGAATCAGATGAAGGAATGATTAATAAACCGATTGGCCGCAAACCAGGCAGCATCATTGAAAGGGAAGTGCGGGAAGATGGCCAGCATGCGGTAACCGCCTATAAGACTTTAGGAAGAAAAGAAAGCTTCAGCCTGCTTTCGCTGAAGCTTGAAACAGGAAGAACCCATCAGATCCGTGTGCATATGAGCAGCATCGGACATCCGCTGGCCGGAGATACGCTGTATGGCGGGCTGGATGACCGGATGAAAAGACAGGCTCTGCATAGTACAGAACTGACATTTTGGCATCCGTTTCTTCAGAAGGAATTGAAATTTGAGACCGGGCTGCCGGACGATATGAAGGAATTTTGGCTGGCAGAAAAATAA
- a CDS encoding class I SAM-dependent methyltransferase, which yields MERKGAKAYDEDAFFTQFMNRRYRADSPNLRIETPAMLELIGSPEGKSVLDLGCGDASLGLALLEKGCSSYLGIEGSNNMFEEAIRVLEDTEGKMELCQMEEYSYPAEVFDLVVSQLAIHYIENMDSLFHSIIHTLKPGGRFVFSLQHPLLTSSGKSAKSGEKRSDWIVDDYFHTGKRVEDWMGEQVVKYHRTAGDYFSALTEAGFIIDKMMEPKPDPALFSDPEEYRRRMRIPLFLLFSCTKE from the coding sequence ATGGAACGAAAAGGGGCAAAAGCCTATGACGAAGATGCCTTTTTCACTCAGTTTATGAACAGGAGATACCGGGCGGATAGTCCGAACCTCCGTATAGAAACACCCGCCATGCTGGAGCTGATCGGCAGCCCTGAAGGCAAGTCAGTTCTGGATCTGGGATGCGGAGATGCCTCCCTCGGATTGGCCCTGCTTGAAAAAGGATGTTCGTCCTATCTTGGAATTGAAGGCTCAAACAATATGTTTGAGGAAGCGATCCGGGTGCTCGAAGACACCGAAGGAAAAATGGAGTTATGCCAAATGGAGGAGTACTCCTATCCTGCAGAGGTATTTGATCTGGTCGTTTCCCAGCTCGCGATTCACTATATCGAAAACATGGACTCTTTGTTCCACTCCATTATCCATACGTTAAAACCGGGCGGACGGTTTGTATTCAGTCTTCAGCATCCCCTTCTCACCTCGTCCGGCAAAAGTGCAAAATCAGGAGAAAAAAGAAGCGACTGGATTGTAGATGATTATTTTCACACGGGTAAACGGGTCGAGGACTGGATGGGGGAGCAAGTCGTCAAATATCACCGGACGGCAGGAGATTATTTTTCCGCTCTGACAGAAGCCGGGTTTATCATTGACAAAATGATGGAACCGAAGCCCGACCCTGCTCTGTTTTCCGATCCCGAGGAATACAGACGCCGGATGAGAATCCCGCTGTTTCTTTTGTTCTCCTGTACAAAAGAATAG
- the prpE gene encoding bis(5'-nucleosyl)-tetraphosphatase PrpE has protein sequence MKVDIIGDVHGCFQELNDLLEKLGYQEQNGVPVHPEGRKLSFAGDLTDRGPASLQVIEKTAAIVKSEHGFYSPGNHCDKLYRYFKGNKVQIKHGLETTVAELERLSERERNKIRDTFMNLFEQAPIYQVLDNGKLIVAHAGIQEKDIGRYTNRIREFVLYGDVTGRLMENGLPERGDWALQYKGDPLIVYGHTPVKKPRQMNRTINIDTGAVFGGHLTALRYPEEEIVSVPSSMPFDESRFREFPEI, from the coding sequence ATGAAAGTCGATATCATTGGAGATGTGCACGGATGCTTTCAGGAATTGAATGATCTTCTTGAAAAATTAGGCTATCAGGAACAAAACGGTGTGCCGGTTCATCCGGAAGGCCGGAAGCTGTCCTTTGCAGGAGATTTGACGGACCGGGGACCCGCTTCTTTGCAAGTCATTGAAAAAACGGCGGCAATCGTTAAATCCGAACATGGTTTCTACTCCCCTGGAAATCACTGTGACAAGCTTTACCGCTATTTCAAAGGAAACAAGGTCCAAATCAAACACGGTCTTGAGACAACGGTGGCCGAACTGGAAAGGCTGAGTGAGCGGGAACGAAACAAAATCCGGGATACGTTTATGAACCTGTTCGAACAAGCACCAATTTATCAGGTACTGGATAATGGAAAGCTGATTGTAGCCCATGCCGGAATTCAGGAAAAAGACATTGGAAGATACACGAATCGGATCAGGGAATTTGTTTTGTACGGGGATGTCACCGGGAGACTGATGGAAAACGGACTGCCGGAGCGCGGTGACTGGGCTCTTCAATACAAAGGGGATCCTCTCATCGTATACGGCCATACACCTGTAAAAAAACCGAGACAGATGAACCGAACAATTAATATTGATACAGGGGCTGTATTCGGCGGACATCTGACTGCACTCAGATACCCGGAGGAAGAAATCGTTTCGGTCCCTTCTTCTATGCCGTTTGACGAATCCCGTTTCAGGGAATTCCCGGAAATTTAG
- the mgtE gene encoding magnesium transporter, with amino-acid sequence MSVAEIQKMDELEEELLLAELREERMDAFRELFFDRHSYDQGRWFVKLEPEDRGLLYRFLSPEEMAAIFENIDADEEEVEIYLSEMDSIYAAQMLAQMYADDAVDVLNELDQGQVAGYLTLMEEKAAKEIRELLHYKEFTAGSIMTTEFVAIHAHQTVRSAMQILKTEAPNAETIYYTFVVDEDRRLVGVISLRDLIISDDDTMIAEIMNERVYSVLVSVDQEEAARKIRDYNFLALPVVDINDRLLGIITIDDIVDVIDEEASDDYSKLAGVTDVDSIDKGPFSAAKKRLPWLIILLFLGMLTASMIGRFEKTLDQVAILSVFIPLIAGMAGNTGTQALAVAIRRIALGEIEKETSFKILAREAGTGLIAGAVCGVLVTGVVFMWKGDLLLGMLVGAAILCSLIVAAVAGAMVPIIMHRFKIDPAVASGPFITTINDIISILIYLGLATLFIQNLHS; translated from the coding sequence ATGTCTGTGGCGGAAATACAAAAAATGGATGAGCTTGAAGAGGAGCTTTTGCTGGCTGAACTCAGGGAAGAGCGGATGGATGCGTTCAGGGAGCTGTTTTTTGACCGTCATTCCTATGATCAGGGAAGATGGTTTGTGAAGCTTGAACCTGAAGACCGGGGACTCCTCTACCGCTTTCTTTCACCGGAAGAAATGGCCGCGATATTTGAAAATATTGATGCAGATGAAGAAGAGGTAGAAATCTACCTGTCTGAAATGGATTCGATTTATGCCGCTCAAATGCTTGCGCAAATGTATGCGGATGACGCAGTCGACGTTCTGAATGAGCTTGATCAGGGGCAGGTAGCCGGGTATCTGACCTTGATGGAGGAAAAGGCTGCCAAGGAAATCCGCGAGCTTCTCCATTATAAAGAATTTACAGCGGGAAGCATCATGACGACCGAGTTTGTCGCCATACATGCCCATCAAACGGTCCGGTCCGCGATGCAGATTTTAAAAACGGAAGCTCCGAATGCAGAAACCATCTATTATACATTTGTTGTTGACGAAGACAGGCGTCTTGTCGGGGTTATTTCGTTAAGGGACCTTATTATTTCAGATGATGATACGATGATTGCTGAAATCATGAATGAAAGGGTCTATTCGGTTCTGGTCTCTGTCGACCAGGAGGAGGCTGCAAGGAAAATCAGGGACTATAATTTCCTTGCACTGCCCGTAGTGGATATCAATGACCGGCTGCTTGGAATTATCACGATCGATGATATCGTGGACGTGATTGATGAAGAAGCCTCAGATGATTATTCCAAGCTTGCAGGGGTAACGGATGTGGACTCAATTGATAAAGGGCCGTTTTCAGCAGCCAAAAAGAGGCTTCCGTGGCTCATCATTCTGCTGTTTCTCGGAATGCTGACGGCAAGCATGATCGGCCGTTTTGAAAAAACGCTCGATCAGGTCGCCATTCTTTCTGTCTTTATTCCGCTTATTGCCGGAATGGCCGGAAATACAGGAACTCAGGCGCTCGCGGTCGCGATCAGAAGAATTGCGCTTGGAGAAATTGAAAAAGAAACGTCATTTAAAATTCTTGCCAGAGAAGCAGGAACGGGGCTGATTGCCGGTGCGGTATGCGGTGTACTGGTTACAGGAGTTGTCTTTATGTGGAAAGGTGATTTGCTGCTCGGCATGCTTGTTGGCGCGGCGATCCTCTGTTCGCTCATTGTCGCTGCAGTAGCCGGGGCGATGGTTCCAATCATTATGCACCGCTTTAAAATTGACCCGGCTGTAGCATCCGGGCCGTTTATTACAACGATTAACGATATTATCAGTATTTTAATTTATCTTGGACTGGCTACCCTATTTATCCAAAATCTTCATTCATAG
- a CDS encoding monovalent cation:proton antiporter family protein yields MEHGASVTSLVIVVLVAFLTPILMHRLRLNFMPVVVAEILMGLVIGKSGFDIVDQDTWLQTLSTLGFIFLMFLSGLEIDFSAFTGGKRKEKLPNGKPVPNTFLASGVVFAGIFVLSILLSLLFVWTGFIKNAFLMTLIISTISLGVVVPTLKEANIMKSNIGQIILLVAVIADLVTMILLAVFASIYGDGGGSIWLLLILFAAGIVLYFVGNRFKNRSFVESMSQGTIQIGTRAVFALIIILVGISETIGAENILGAFLAGVLVSLLSPNKEMVQKLDSFGYGFLIPIFFVMIGVDLDLWKLFEDPKILVLIPLLLVALFLSKLLPILYLRKWYDMRTTLSAGFLLTATLSLVIAATTIGQKANVIDAQMSGALIVTAVLSSIISPIGFKKLFPKQKHEDQKLKVALIGANQMTLPVTRELNPDYYQTVVFHTFQDKMDDQIAESLFEIKELEDYSMESLQKSHVFDADILVVATGDEQTNADIAMFAKEKKVPRVIASISSSELGEKLKDHGVELFSVLLSTKVLLQALIESPDIVRILTNKETGLYQIKMNNSKYAGVTVRSFPFTGDIIFVRIFRGKDSIVPHGDTNLQEGDRLLVTGSSEYVAELRRELQN; encoded by the coding sequence ATGGAACACGGTGCTTCCGTAACATCATTGGTCATTGTCGTTCTCGTCGCGTTTCTGACCCCGATTCTGATGCACCGGCTCAGGCTGAATTTTATGCCGGTTGTTGTAGCCGAAATTTTAATGGGGCTCGTCATCGGGAAAAGCGGGTTTGATATCGTCGATCAGGACACATGGCTTCAGACACTTTCAACACTCGGCTTTATTTTCCTTATGTTTTTGAGCGGGCTGGAAATTGATTTCAGCGCTTTTACAGGAGGAAAAAGAAAGGAAAAGCTGCCGAATGGGAAGCCTGTTCCAAATACCTTTCTTGCATCCGGAGTGGTTTTTGCCGGAATTTTTGTCCTTTCGATTTTGCTTTCGCTCCTTTTCGTATGGACAGGCTTTATTAAAAATGCTTTCCTCATGACCTTAATTATTTCCACCATCTCGCTTGGTGTGGTGGTTCCGACCTTGAAGGAAGCCAATATCATGAAAAGCAACATCGGCCAGATCATCCTTCTCGTCGCCGTGATCGCAGATTTGGTGACGATGATCCTCCTTGCCGTTTTTGCTTCTATCTATGGAGATGGAGGGGGAAGCATCTGGCTGCTGCTGATCCTATTTGCAGCCGGAATTGTTTTATATTTTGTCGGGAACCGGTTCAAAAACCGTTCATTCGTGGAATCCATGTCCCAGGGGACAATCCAGATTGGAACAAGGGCCGTATTCGCCCTGATCATCATTTTAGTTGGGATTTCAGAAACCATCGGAGCCGAAAATATCTTGGGGGCCTTTTTGGCCGGGGTGCTCGTTTCCCTTCTGTCCCCGAATAAAGAAATGGTTCAGAAGCTTGATTCCTTCGGCTATGGATTCCTCATTCCGATCTTCTTCGTGATGATCGGTGTGGATCTTGATTTATGGAAGCTGTTTGAAGATCCGAAAATCCTGGTATTGATTCCACTATTACTGGTCGCCTTATTTCTGTCTAAGCTGCTGCCGATTCTTTATTTGCGGAAATGGTACGATATGCGGACAACCTTGTCAGCCGGTTTCCTTTTAACGGCGACCCTGTCCCTTGTTATTGCAGCGACAACCATCGGACAGAAAGCAAATGTCATTGATGCACAGATGTCAGGAGCGCTCATTGTGACGGCAGTTCTTTCAAGTATTATCTCTCCCATCGGGTTCAAGAAGCTCTTTCCGAAGCAGAAGCATGAAGACCAGAAGCTGAAAGTGGCTCTGATCGGGGCCAATCAAATGACACTGCCGGTTACGAGAGAACTCAATCCTGATTATTATCAGACCGTTGTTTTTCACACGTTCCAGGATAAAATGGATGACCAGATTGCCGAATCCCTTTTTGAAATCAAGGAACTGGAAGATTATTCGATGGAAAGTCTGCAGAAGAGCCATGTCTTTGATGCGGATATACTAGTCGTAGCAACGGGGGATGAGCAAACGAACGCAGATATTGCGATGTTTGCCAAAGAGAAAAAGGTGCCCCGTGTCATTGCCAGTATCTCATCCTCAGAGCTTGGAGAAAAATTGAAGGACCATGGCGTTGAGTTATTCTCTGTCCTTCTCTCTACAAAAGTATTGCTCCAGGCTTTAATCGAATCGCCTGATATCGTCCGGATCTTAACGAATAAAGAAACAGGTCTTTATCAGATTAAAATGAACAATTCCAAATATGCAGGGGTGACTGTGCGCAGTTTTCCATTCACGGGAGACATTATCTTTGTCCGGATTTTCAGGGGGAAAGACTCGATCGTTCCTCACGGGGATACGAACCTTCAGGAAGGGGACCGGCTTCTTGTGACAGGTTCCTCTGAATATGTAGCCGAACTGCGCAGAGAACTGCAGAATTAG
- the fabI gene encoding enoyl-ACP reductase FabI produces MNVSLEGRNIVVMGVANKRSIAWGIARSLHNAGARIIFTYAGDRFEKPVKDLADTLDRSDSLFFPCDITNDEEIKQCFADIKAEVSVLHGVAHCIAFANKEDLAGDYMDTTREGFLLAHNISSYSLTAVAKEAKGLMTEGGSIVTLTYLGGERVVKNYNVMGVAKASLDASVKYLAEDLGKEKIRVNSISAGPIRTLSAKGISDFNSILKEIEEKAPLRRTTTPEEVGDTALFLFSDLSRGMTGENLHVDSGYHIIGG; encoded by the coding sequence ATGAACGTTTCTTTAGAAGGCCGCAATATTGTGGTAATGGGAGTCGCAAACAAGCGCAGCATTGCCTGGGGAATTGCGCGTTCTCTTCATAATGCAGGCGCAAGAATTATTTTTACATATGCAGGAGACCGCTTTGAAAAACCGGTAAAAGACCTTGCCGATACATTGGATCGCAGTGATTCTTTATTTTTTCCATGTGACATCACGAACGATGAAGAAATTAAACAATGCTTTGCCGATATTAAAGCAGAAGTCAGTGTCCTCCACGGAGTAGCCCACTGCATCGCTTTCGCCAATAAAGAAGACCTGGCCGGCGATTATATGGATACCACGCGTGAAGGATTCCTGCTCGCCCACAACATCAGCTCCTATTCTCTGACAGCCGTTGCTAAAGAGGCAAAAGGGCTGATGACAGAAGGCGGCAGCATCGTCACTCTTACGTATCTTGGAGGAGAGCGCGTTGTGAAAAACTACAACGTAATGGGCGTGGCGAAAGCTTCTCTTGATGCCAGCGTGAAATATTTGGCAGAAGACTTAGGGAAAGAAAAAATCCGCGTTAATTCCATTTCGGCAGGTCCGATTCGTACTCTTTCTGCAAAAGGAATCAGCGACTTCAATTCCATTCTGAAGGAAATTGAAGAAAAAGCACCGCTTCGCCGCACGACAACTCCAGAAGAAGTAGGAGATACGGCTCTCTTTCTTTTCAGTGACCTATCCCGCGGCATGACTGGTGAAAACCTGCATGTAGATTCAGGCTATCATATTATCGGCGGATAA
- a CDS encoding DUF2178 domain-containing protein: protein MTGTLINNWIALSGLIAGVIFAGTAIVFGKRFSKKKRGLDERYHYLMSNAKAISWNITFAVILIAWALVILFEGISLSFFILSGVYVLHCLSLIVSAAYFSRQAG, encoded by the coding sequence TTGACTGGAACGCTGATCAATAATTGGATTGCTTTATCCGGGCTGATAGCGGGCGTCATCTTTGCTGGAACAGCTATTGTTTTCGGCAAACGGTTCAGCAAAAAGAAGCGCGGATTAGATGAACGCTATCATTATCTGATGTCCAACGCGAAAGCAATTTCCTGGAATATAACCTTTGCAGTAATCTTAATTGCCTGGGCTTTAGTCATTCTATTCGAAGGAATCTCGCTTTCATTCTTTATTTTAAGCGGAGTTTATGTCCTTCATTGTTTGTCGCTAATTGTGTCAGCCGCTTATTTTTCGAGGCAAGCCGGATGA
- a CDS encoding helix-turn-helix transcriptional regulator — MRSLIREKRTESQITQEELSQVLDVSRQTVISLEKGKYKPSLVLAHKLAQVFKCSIEDLFIFEGDENIDWNADQ, encoded by the coding sequence TTGAGGTCACTCATTCGTGAAAAAAGGACAGAAAGCCAGATAACGCAGGAAGAACTGTCCCAAGTGTTAGATGTATCGAGGCAAACGGTTATCTCATTGGAAAAGGGCAAATATAAGCCCTCTCTTGTTTTAGCCCACAAGCTTGCCCAGGTATTTAAATGCAGCATTGAAGACTTATTTATTTTTGAGGGAGATGAGAATATTGACTGGAACGCTGATCAATAA